The segment GCCGGAGATGCGGCGGGCTCCATATCCGTTCAGTCCGAAGAGGTTCATTCCGGCAGCAAGGCTGCGGTTATCGAGAATCTGGAGCCCAATCACCTGAAGTGGGTGCAGACCATTACCGTCTTGCCGGATAGTTACTACAGAATCTCTGGATATGTCAAAATAGCCAGCATCGCAGGCGGGGGGATCGGGGCCAATATTTTCCCGGTAGGCATTGGCGGCGGTTATCCCGCTACTAGCGATACCGGCGGGGAATGGCAGCGTCTGGAGTTCATCGGCCAGACCGGCAAGGAGCAGACCGAGATCGGAATCGGCGCTGCGCTGGGCGGCTATGCCAATCTGATTCAGGGTAAAGCCTATTTCGATGATCTGTCCGTAGAGAAGCTGGATACAGTGCCGGAGGGATCGAATATCATCTCACTGGACAGCGGAGCCCAGGCTCCGCCGGCAGATGCGGACGGCGGAAGCAAGCCGGAGGAAGTGCCGCATAAAGTATCGCCGGCCAAGCTGCTGCTGCTTTCCGGAGTATTCTGTTTGTTCTTTGCTTTTCTATACACAAGAGCCTTCCGCAGTGAGCGTCTGCTGAGACAGGAGGATGTAATCTATACCCGCTGGCTGTACGTCTTGTTTGGAGCGGCATTCATCCTGCGCATCTGGATCGGCCTTACGGCACAGGGCTATAAGAATGATATGAACACCTTCATGGCCTGGGGACAGCGCCTGACCGACCTTGGACCGGGCAAATTCTATGAGGAAGGTTATTTTGCTGATTACCCGCCGGGGTACTTATATGTGCTATACCTGCTTAGTCTGCTGCGTGGATTGTTTAACTTTGCCGGCGGATCAGGTGCCGAGACGGTTCTCTTCAAGCTGCCGGCGATTCTCTCTGATCTGGTGCTTGGCTGGATTATCTATAAGAGCGCACGTACCAGGCTCGGCTCCGGGCTGGCTATGGGGCTGATGATGCTGTTCCTGTTCAATCCCGCTGTACTGATGGATTCGGCAGCCTGGGGGCAGGCGGACTCCTTTTTCCTCATCTTCCTGCTGCTCAGTATAATGGGGGTTGTCGATAAGCGCTTCGTACGTGCGGCGGTCTTCTTTGCCGTCGCTACATTGATCAAGCCGCAGGCGCTGATTTTCACACCTGTACTGCTGCTTGCCTTCTACCATCACCGGGCCTGGAAGCAGCTTGCGCTGGGCGCCCTGTACGGATTGGGGATTTTCCTTGTCCTCGCAGCCCCGTTCTTCTGGAACAACGGCGGTTTTGCAGGCTTGATTAACCTCTACAAAAGCACACTGTCCTCCTATCCGTATTCCACAGTGAATGCATTCAATCTGTATGCCTTGACTGACCCGATGTGGTCGGCACTGGATGTGACCTGGCTCGGCATACCGTATCGTATATGGGGCTTTATTTTCATCCTGGTGGCAGTAGCACTTGCTGCTTATTATTCCTTCAATACCAAGGACCGCAAGGATCTCTCCAAGTCCTACTTCATCGCTATGGTGCTGATCACGATTGTCTTCGTATTCGGTACCAAAATGCATGAGCGTTACTTGTATCCGGTACTGATTCTGTCCTTATTCGCCTTCATGGAGAGCCGGGACCGGCGGTTCCTGACCCTGTTCCTCGGGTTCTCCCTGACCCAGTACATCAATGTTGGTTATACACTGGCGTACCTGAATACCGGCGGAAATCCGCCGGCTGACGGCATTGTTCTGGTTACAGCTATTACCACTATCATTCTTGCGATATATCTTCTCTATATTGGATACGATGTATATATCCGCCGAACTGTGAAGCTTTTGCCTGAGCCGGTTACCCCCAAGGAGGCGTACGCAGCAGATCTGCTGCTTGCAGAAGGCATCAAGCCGCTTGCCGCTGCTGAGCGGCGTTCTCCGCTGAAGCTGAAGCGCAGAGACTGGATCTGGATGCTCGGTATCACCGTACTATACGGGGCACTTGCCCTCTATCATCTGGGAGATAACAAGGCACCTGAGACTCTGTGGGAGCCGGCAGCCAGCGGCGAGAGCTTCTATGTGGATCTGGGGGAGGCCCATCAACTGGAGCGGGTCAATGTGTTCGGCGGTGTCGGAACAGGGAAGTTTCAGCTGGAATTCAGCCAGACCCCTGATAATTGGAGCAGCCCGCTTGAGGTGAGCGAGGATGTGGGCAATGTCTTCATCTGGAAAAGCCAGCCGCTTAACGTATCCGCAAGATATGTCAAGCTCTCGGTTACGTCTCCAGGCTTCACGCTCAATGAGATGGCCTTCTATGAGCAGGGGGCACCGGAGGTTCCTCTGACGATAGCAAGCGTGACACCCGATTCGGGAGCAGCAGCTAAAAGAGGAATGCCGGCCAATCTGTTCGACGAGCAGTCCGTCATACCCAAGAACTCTAATTTCATGAACAGTACGTATTTTGATGAGATCTATCATGCCCGTACGGCTTATGAGCATTATCATAATATTGTTCCTTATGAGAATACGCATCCGCCGCTTGGCAAGCTGCTGATCGGGGTAGGGATGGAGCTGTTCGGCGTCAATCCGTTCGGGTGGCGGATCATAGGGACCTTGTTCGGGATTGCAATGCTGCCGCTGATCTATATCATGGCGATGCGGTTGTTCCGTAAGACCACCTATGCTGCACTGGCAGCGGGACTATTCGCTCTGGACTTCATGCATTTCACCCAGACGCGGATATCGACCATCGATGTGTACGGTGTATTCTTCATTATGCTGATGTTCTATTTCATGCAGCGGTATTTCACGATGAATTTCTACCGGATGCCGCTGCGGACCACACTGGCTCCGCTGTTCTGGTCCGGCCTGTTCTTCGGAATCGGGGTTGCTTCGAAGTGGATCGTGATTTACGGCGGCGCGGGACTTGCTATTATGCTGGTGCTGTCGCTGCTGGACCGCTACCGGGAGTATAAGGCTGCCGGACGCCTGCTGGCTGAAGGCAAGCTGAGCGGTCAGGAGCTCAAAGCCGCCTGCCGGACTGCAGATCAGTCCTTCTGGAAGAACACGATCATCACGCTGGCCAGCTGCATCGGATTCTTCGTCATCATTCCGGGAATCATATACAGCCTGTCCTTCATTCCTTCACTATCTGCGTCGGCAGAGGGCTTCACCGTTAAGGGGCTGATTGATGCCCAGAAGAATATGTACAACTATCACAGCCAGCTTGTAGCTACACATCCGTTCGCCTCGTCCTGGTGGGAGTGGCCGTTCATGAAGCGTCCGGTGTGGTTCTTCAGCGGCGGCGAAGGCTTGCCTGCAGGCAAGGCGAGCAGCATAGTAACGATGGGCAATCCGCTGATCTGGTGGACAGGAATCTTCACGATGCTGGCTGCTGTATGGTTCACCCTGAAGCGCCGGGACAAGAGCCTGTATATGATCTGGATCGGCTTCTTCTCACAATATGTTCCGTGGATGCTTGTGCCGCGTGAGACGTTCCTGTACCATTACTTTGCGATGGTGCCGTTTATGATTCTATCCATTGTGTACATCCTGAAGCTGCTTGACGGCAGGTTCCAGGGTGCCAGATATCTGCGGTACGCCTATGTTGCGGCCGCCGCCATCCTGTTTGTAATGTTCTATCCGGTATTGTCCGGCATGCAGGTGAACAGCAGTTATATCATTCATGTACTTCGCTGGTTCCCTTCCTGGGTATTCTAGGAGGGGAGCTGTAAGAGCCGCATAGTTGCTCAAAGCTGATGTTGATGAAGCGCATCAAGGAAGCTGTGGCTTACAATAAATTTAGGAGGAACCCTTGTGAAGGCCAGATATAGTGTAATTGTGCCCATGTATAATGAGGAGGAAGTCATTCAGGTAACGTACGAGCGGCTCAAAAAAGTAATGGATGGTTGCGGCGATTCCTATGAGCTAGTATTCGTCAATGACGGCAGCCGGGACCGTACGGCTGAGATTATGCGCGGCATAAGCAATACGGATGAGCATGTCAAGCTGATTGACTTCTCCCGTAACTTCGGCCATCAGGTGGCGATTACGGCGGGTATGGATTATGCTGAAGGCCAGGCTGTTGTGGTCATTGACGCAGATCTCCAGGACCCGCCGGAGGTCATCCTGCAGATGATCGCCAAGTGGAAGGAAGGCTATGAGGTAGTCTATGCCAAGCGGCTGAAGCGCCACGGAGAGACCTTCTTCAAGAAGGTGACAGCCAAAATCTTTTACCGTCTGCTCAGCAGCATGACCAGTGTGGAGATTCCCACGGATACCGGGGACTTCCGGCTGATCGACCGTAAGGTCTGCGATGTGCTGCGCGGCCTGAAGGAGAAGAACCGTTATGTACGGGGGCTGGTAAGCTGGGTCGGCTTCCGGCAGACCATGGTGGAATATGTGCGGGAGGAACGCTTCGCCGGGGAGACGAAATATCCGCTTAAGAAAATGATCCGCTTTGCGCTCGACGGAATCACCTCCTTCTCGCACAAGCCGCTCAAAATCGCCTCGTATATCGGATTCTTCCTGTCCTTCTCCAGCTTCATCTACCTGTTTCTGGTCTTATTCCAGAAAGTCTTCACCTCTTGGACTGTACCGGGCTGGGCCTCCATTGTCGGGGTTAACCTGCTGTTTAACGGCATTGTGCTGATGCTGCTGGGCGTCATCGGGGAATACATCGGACGGATCTATGATGAATCGAAGGACAGACCGCTCTATATCGTAAGCGAGACACGGGGCTATCCGGATGCCGAGACCGAAGACACGCGGAAGGAAAGCGACTATGCAAAATAAGGCCTGGAGCGCAGGCATGATCCAGTTTCTGAAATTCAATGCGGTGGGCCTGCTTAACACGTTCATTGATTTTGCGGTATTTACCCTGCTGCATTCCCTGGGGATGCTCAACACCCCTGCACAGATTATTTCCTACAGCGCCGGGACGGCCAACAGCTTTGTCTGGAATAAGAAGGTGACCTTCAAGGGCCGGGACAGAGGAGGCAATAGCGGCTTTGACCGGATGCAGCTGGTGAGATTTATTGTGCTGAATCTGCTGGTGCTGGGCATTTCGGTGCTGCTGATTCATCTGCTGACTGACCGGCTGGGAGTCCAGGTGCTGATGGCCAAGGTGCTGGTTACCTTTATTACAGTAATCATTAATTTCTTTGGAAGCCGGAAGTGGGTATTCTAAAGAGATAGAGCGTATATCTTCCCCGTATTCTGCGGAGGCAGCACTTATTCTATATTGCGGAGGCGATTGTCATGCGGAAGTTATCCTATTTGATTATACTTGCCGGGGTCCTGATTATGCTCTACCCCAAAGGAAGCGAATGGTACGAGGACCGTCAGCAGCAGAAGCTGCTGGAAGAGGCTGAACAGGCCTATAGTGAAATCGTTCCTTCGGCTACGGCTCCTGCCAGCCAGGATCTGAGTAAGCCTTATGCGGAAGTCACCCAGCTGCTGGCGGAAGAGTCTGGTGCGGAAGAGCCGGTGCCCACTACAGCGCCCGAGATTGAAGTGGGAGGCAAGATCACCGCTATTATTGAAATCGATAAAATCGATCTGAAGCTGCCTGTACTGGAGGGCGCCAACAAGACCAATATGAAGCATGCAGCGGCGCATATGAAGGAGACAGCTCCGATTGGCGCGGTAGGCAATGCAGCGATTGCTGCGCATCGGTCAAGAACGGCAGGGCGGCTGTTCAACAGATTGGATGAGGTTGGTAAAGGGGATACCATTACTGTTATTACAAGCGGACAGGAATACAAGTATGTTGTATATGATGTATCTATTGTAGAGCCTACCGATATTTCGGTACTGAAGGGAAAGGATGACGATAAGATTTTGACCCTTATTACCTGTGATCCGCTAGTCAACCCTACCCACAGACTCATCATTCACGCGAAGCTGACCTGATTCTATCAGGACAAGGCGATAAAGGTCGAAAAAACATAAAATTTTAGTATATTTGTGGTGAAATCTAGCAATTGGGTCTTGCTAATAGATATAGATATGGTAAGATATAACTATGAAAGCTAATACACGATAAACGGCAAACCTATCGAAAGGTAGGGACGCAAAGCTACAGGGCCTTCCCGTCATGGATGGCAGCCAGTTACCGAATGAAGAGGCTTTTTTTGTTTGTTTTCATTCTGGATCTGTCATTATGTGGTAGTAGATTGGACAGATAAAGCTTATACGATAACGGCAAACCTATCGAAAGGTAGGGACGCAAAGCTAAAGGGCCTTCCCGTAAGAATGGCAGCCAGCTACCGAAAGGGGTTTTATCCATGAAGAAGTTTTATTTAATGCTGATTACGCTTTTTGTGATCGTCACTTCCGTGCAGACAGGCACTGCTCAAGCAGCAAATGCAGATTCAAGCTGGTTAAATGTTGGACAACTTGATCAAGGGATTATCGGGGTTTCGTACGATGTTCCTAAGGACAAGAAGATGAAGCTCATGATTACCAAGGACAATAACAGCTATACTTACAACTTATACACTTCCAAACCGACCGAGACGTTCCCGCTGCAACAAGGTAATGGCTCTTACAAGGTCTCCGTTCTTGAGAATACTACCGGCAACAAATACAAAGTACTATCTTCCGAGACTGTATCTCTCTCCATGAGCAATGTGAATGCCGTATATTTGAGCTCTGTACAGAATGTAAAGTGGAGTTCTTCCGATAAATCCGTTCAAAAGGCAGCACAGCTTACAAAGGGTCTGACCACAGATGCAGACAAAGTTAAGGCTATCTACAATTACATCGTAGCTAACGTGAAATATGACTACTCTCTGGCCAACAGTGTAAGCACGGATTATATTCCGAACAACGACAACACACTGGCTACCAACAAAGGGATCTGCTACGATTACGCTTCCTTGTTCGCTACTATGCTCCGCAGTGAAGGGATTCCAACCAAGTTGGTTATGGGGAATACAAGCTATGTAACTTCATACCATGCCTGGAACGAAGTGTTCCTGAACGGCAAATGGGTGACGATTGATACTACAGTGGATGCAGGTCTGGGCAAGAAAACAGCAACAACAGAACTGGTCAAATCAGCAAGCAAATATACTGCAGCGAAATTCTACTAAGAATAGCTGTGAACTATAGCATTATCTGAGACTAACCCGCTTAATCATTAAGCGGGTTATTTTTATTTATATAAAGGTTGCTTTTTAATAGAAGGATAGGTTATTATAAATAAGCGTTGTTGGAGCGGCAAAGGAAATGAGAGATTACTTAAATAAGTGATTTCAAAAATAAAGCTTGCATTGCTCAGAAGAACGTGATATATTATAAGAGTTGCTGGTGACGATAACATCGCCGCTAACAACGAGCTTGATCTTTGAAAACTGAACAACGAGTGAGTATCTGGAGATCACTTCGGTGAGATCCAAAATTAGAGAATGTAAATTCTCGTCAGATGTTTCAAAATGAGCAATCGCTCTTTCTAAATACCAATTTGGAGAGTTTGATCCTGGCTCAGGACGAACGCTGGCGGCGTGCCTAATACATGCAAGTCGAGCGGAGTGTGAAAGGAAGCTTGCTTCCTTTCAGACTTAGCGGCGGACGGGTGAGTAACACGTAGGCAACCTGCCCTCAAGCCTGGGATAACTACCGGAAACGGTAGCTAATACCGGATAATTTCTTTTTTCTCCTGAGGAGAGAATGAAAGGCGGAGCAATCTGCTGCTTGGGGATGGGCCTGCGGCGCATTAGCTAGTTGGTGGGGTAACGGCCCACCAAGGCGACGATGCGTAGCCGACCTGAGAGGGTGAACGGCCACACTGGGACTGAGACACGGCCCAGACTCCTACGGGAGGCAGCAGTAGGGAATCTTCCGCAATGGGCGCAAGCCTGACGGAGCAACGCCGCGTGAGTGATGAAGGTTTTCGGATCGTAAAGCTCTGTTGCCAGGGAAGAACGTCCGGTAGAGTAACTGCTGCCGGAGTGACGGTACCTGAGAAGAAAGCCCCGGCTAACTACGTGCCAGCAGCCGCGGTAATACGTAGGGGGCAAGCGTTGTCCGGAATTATTGGGCGTAAAGCGCGCGCAGGCGGTTATTTAAGTCTGGTGTTTAAACCTTGGGCTCAACCTGAGGTCGCACTGGAAACTGGGTGACTTGAGTACAGAAGAGGAAAGTGGAATTCCACGTGTAGCGGTGAAATGCGTAGATATGTGGAGGAACACCAGTGGCGAAGGCGACTTTCTGGGCTGTAACTGACGCTGAGGCGCGAAAGCGTGGGGAGCAAACAGGATTAGATACCCTGGTAGTCCACGCCGTAAACGATGAGTGCTAGGTGTTAGGGGTTTCGATACCCTTGGTGCCGAAGTTAACACAGTAAGCACTCCGCCTGGGGAGTACGGTCGCAAGACTGAAACTCAAAGGAATTGACGGGGACCCGCACAAGCAGTGGAGTATGTGGTTTAATTCGAAGCAACGCGAAGAACCTTACCAGGTCTTGACATCCAACTAACGAAGCAGAGATGCATCAGGTGCCCTTCGGGGAAAGTTGAGACAGGTGGTGCATGGTTGTCGTCAGCTCGTGTCGTGAGATGTTGGGTTAAGTCCCGCAACGAGCGCAACCCTTGACTTTAGTTGCCAGCAGGTGAAGCTGGGCACTCTAGAGTGACTGCCGGTGACAAACCGGAGGAAGGTGGGGATGACGTCAAATCATCATGCCCCTTATGACCTGGGCTACACACGTACTACAATGGCCGGTACAACGGGAAGCGAAGCCGCGAGGTGGAGCCAATCCCAGCAAAGCCGGTCTCAGTTCGGATTGCAGGCTGCAACTCGCCTGCATGAAGTCGGAATTGCTAGTAATCGCGGATCAGCATGCCGCGGTGAATACGTTCCCGGGTCTTGTACACACCGCCCGTCACACCACGAGAGTTTACAACACCCGAAGTCGGTGGGGTAACCCGCAAGGGAGCCAGCCGCCGAAGGTGGGGTAGATGATTGGGGTGAAGTCGTAACAAGGTAGCCGTATCGGAAGGTGCGGCTGGATCACCTCCTTTCTATGGAGAATCGTTCTCTGCAATGAGGACATTCAAATCGGAAGCTTCGCTTCCACCAAAGAACCCTTGGGTTCGAATGCTCACTCGTTGGTCAGTTTTGAGAGTTTAAGCTCTCAACTTGATCCTTGAAAACTGGATACCGAAACGAATTTGCGTTTTAGAACATCTTTTAGCTGAAACTTGTGTAAGCAAGTTGGAATAGTTATTAGTTGCTACCGTGATTTTCCTTAGGGAAAACACATTGGTTAAGCTACTAAGAGCACACGGAGGATGCCTAGGCGCCAGGAGCCGACGAAGGACGTGGCGAACAACGAAACTGCCTCGGGGAGCTGTAAGCAAGCTTTGATCCGGGGGTGTCCGAATGGGGAAACCCAGCTGTGGTAATTCGCAGTTACTCGTATCTGAATACATAGGATACGCAGAGGCAGACCAGGGGAACTGAAACATCTAAGTACCCTGAGGAAGAGAAAACAATAGTGATTCCGTCAGTAGCGGCGAGCGAACGCGGAACAGCCTAAACCAAGGGGCTTGCCTCTTGGGGTTGTGGGACGTCTCACATGGAGTTACAAAGGAATTCAGTAGGTGAAGAGGTCTGGAAAGGCCCGCGATAGAGGTAAAAGCCCTGTAGCCCAAACTGTGTTCTCTCCGAGACGGATCCCGAGTAGTGCGGGGCACGTGAAACCCCGTATGAATCCAGCAGGACCATCTGCTAAGGCTAAATACTACCTGGCGACCGATAGTGAAACAGTACCGTGAGGGAAAGGTGAAAAGCACCCCGGAAGGGGAGTGAAATAGAACCTGAAACCGTGTGCTTACAAAAAGTCAGAGCCCTTTCTATGGGTGATGGCGTGCCTTTTGTAGAATGAACCGGCGAGTTACGTTTAACATGCAAGGTTAAGGTGAGAAGCCGGAGCCGCAGCGAAAGCGAGTCTGAATAGGGCGATTTAGTATGTGGACGTAGACCCGAAACCGTGTGATCTACCCCTGTCCAGGGTGAAGGTGCGGTAACACGCACTGGAGGCCCGAACCCACGCATGTTGAAAAATGCGGGGATGAGGTGGGGGTAGCGGAGAAATTCCAATCGAACTCGGAGATAGCTGGTTCTCCCCGAAATAGCTTTAGGGCTAGCCTCGGTGAATGGAGTGGTGGAGGTAGAGCACTGATTGGGTGCGGGGCCCGCAAGGGTTACCAAGCTCAGTCAAACTCCGAATGCCATTTACTTCTTGCCGGGAGTCAGACAGTGAGTGCTAAGATCCATTGTCAAAAGGGAAACAGCCCAGACCATCAGCTAAGGTCCCCAAGTGTGTGTTAAGTGGGAAAGGATGTGGAGTTGCACAGACAACCAGGATGTTGGCTTAGAAGCAGCCACCATTGAAAGAGTGCGTAATAGCTCACTGGTCGAGTGACTCTGCGCCGAAAATGTAACGGGGCTAAACACACCACCGAAGCTATGGCTAGGATCGACTTCACTGCGCCTTTGAGGCGTGTTTATCCGGAATCATGAATGCCAATAAATCATCTGAAAGGATGGTTGGCTAAATGACTCCAGGGGATAGACACGAACTTCGAAGCTGGAGTGAAGTCGATCCTGGGGTAGGGGAGCGTTGTATGTGGGTTGAAGGTGTACCGTAAGGAGCGCTGGACAGCATACAAGTGAGAATGCCGGTATGAGTAACGAAAAGATCAGTGAGAATCTGATCCGCCGAAAGCCCAAGGTTTCCTGAGGAAGGCTCGTCCGCTCAGGGTAAGTCGGGACCTAAGGCGAGGCCGACAGGCGTAGTCGAAGGACAACAGTTTGAAATTACTGTACCACCGTAATCCGCTATGAGCGATGGGGTGACGCAGGAGGGTAGTGACGCGGACTGATGGATGTCCGTCTAAGCAGTGAGGCTGGTGTGCAGGCAAATCCGCACATCATTAAGGCTGGGCTGTGATGGGGAGCGAAAATTACAGTAGCGAAGGTCATGATCTCACACTGCCAAGAAAAGCCTCTAGTCAGGAGAAGGTGCCCGTACCGCAAACCGACACAGGTAGGCGAGAAGAGAATTCTAAGGCGCGCGGAAGAACTCTCGTTAAGGAACTCGGCAAAATGACCCCGTAACTTCGGGAGAAGGGGTGCCTCGGTAGGGTGAATAGCCCGAGGGGGCCGCAGTGAAAAGGCCCAAGCGACTGTTTAGCAAAAACACAGGTCTGTGCGAAGCCGCAAGGCGAAGTATACGGGCTGACGCCTGCCCGGTGCTGGAAGGTTAAGGGGAGCGGTTAGGAGCAATCCGAAGCTGTGAACCGAAGCCCCAGTAAACGGCGGCCGTAACTATAACGGTCCTAAGGTAGCGAAATTCCTTGTCAGGTAAATTCTGACCCGCACGAATGGCGTAACGACTTGGGCGCTGTCTCAACGAGAGATCCGGTGAAATTTTAATACCTGTGAAGATGCAGGTTACCCGCGACAAGACGGAAAGACCCCATGGAGCTTTACTGCAGCTTGATATTGAATTTGGGTACGATCTGTACAGGATAGGTGGGAGCCGTGGAGGCAGGAGCGCAAGCTTCTGCGGAGGCGCCGTTGGGATACCACCCTGATCGTATCTAGGTTCTAACCTAGTGCCCTCATCGGGTACGGGGACCGTGTCAGGCGGGCAGTTTGACTGGGGCGGTCGCCTCCTAAAGAGTAACGGAGGCGTTCAAAGGTTCCCTCAGAATGGTTGGAAATCATTCGCAGAGTGCAAAGGCATAAGGGAGCTTGACTGCGAGACCTACAAGTCGAGCAGGGACGAAAGTCGGACTTAGTGATCCGGTGGTACCGCATGGAAGGGCCATCGCTCAACGGATAAAAGCTACCCTGGGGATAACAGGCTTATCTCCCCCAAGAGTCCACATCGACGGGGAGGTTTGGCACCTCGATGTCGGCTCATCGCATCCTGGGGCTGAAGTAGGTCCCAAGGGTTGGGCTGTTCGCCCATTAAAGCGGTACGCGAGCTGGGTTCAGAACGTCGTGAGACAGTTCGGTCCCTATCTGTCGTGGGCGCAGGAAATTTGAGAGGAGCTGTCCTTAGTACGAGAGGACCGGGATGGACGTACCGCTGGTGCATCAGTTGTTCCGCCAGGAGCATGGCTGAGTAGC is part of the Paenibacillus sp. FSL M7-0420 genome and harbors:
- a CDS encoding class D sortase, which codes for MRKLSYLIILAGVLIMLYPKGSEWYEDRQQQKLLEEAEQAYSEIVPSATAPASQDLSKPYAEVTQLLAEESGAEEPVPTTAPEIEVGGKITAIIEIDKIDLKLPVLEGANKTNMKHAAAHMKETAPIGAVGNAAIAAHRSRTAGRLFNRLDEVGKGDTITVITSGQEYKYVVYDVSIVEPTDISVLKGKDDDKILTLITCDPLVNPTHRLIIHAKLT
- a CDS encoding GtrA family protein; the encoded protein is MQNKAWSAGMIQFLKFNAVGLLNTFIDFAVFTLLHSLGMLNTPAQIISYSAGTANSFVWNKKVTFKGRDRGGNSGFDRMQLVRFIVLNLLVLGISVLLIHLLTDRLGVQVLMAKVLVTFITVIINFFGSRKWVF
- a CDS encoding glycosyltransferase family 2 protein, producing the protein MKARYSVIVPMYNEEEVIQVTYERLKKVMDGCGDSYELVFVNDGSRDRTAEIMRGISNTDEHVKLIDFSRNFGHQVAITAGMDYAEGQAVVVIDADLQDPPEVILQMIAKWKEGYEVVYAKRLKRHGETFFKKVTAKIFYRLLSSMTSVEIPTDTGDFRLIDRKVCDVLRGLKEKNRYVRGLVSWVGFRQTMVEYVREERFAGETKYPLKKMIRFALDGITSFSHKPLKIASYIGFFLSFSSFIYLFLVLFQKVFTSWTVPGWASIVGVNLLFNGIVLMLLGVIGEYIGRIYDESKDRPLYIVSETRGYPDAETEDTRKESDYAK
- a CDS encoding transglutaminase-like domain-containing protein, with amino-acid sequence MKKFYLMLITLFVIVTSVQTGTAQAANADSSWLNVGQLDQGIIGVSYDVPKDKKMKLMITKDNNSYTYNLYTSKPTETFPLQQGNGSYKVSVLENTTGNKYKVLSSETVSLSMSNVNAVYLSSVQNVKWSSSDKSVQKAAQLTKGLTTDADKVKAIYNYIVANVKYDYSLANSVSTDYIPNNDNTLATNKGICYDYASLFATMLRSEGIPTKLVMGNTSYVTSYHAWNEVFLNGKWVTIDTTVDAGLGKKTATTELVKSASKYTAAKFY
- a CDS encoding glycosyltransferase family 39 protein, yielding MTKKVRAAATVILMLLLFILPVTSIYAEGNLLQNPGFEEGGDGAPAGWSKDMWIAGDAAGSISVQSEEVHSGSKAAVIENLEPNHLKWVQTITVLPDSYYRISGYVKIASIAGGGIGANIFPVGIGGGYPATSDTGGEWQRLEFIGQTGKEQTEIGIGAALGGYANLIQGKAYFDDLSVEKLDTVPEGSNIISLDSGAQAPPADADGGSKPEEVPHKVSPAKLLLLSGVFCLFFAFLYTRAFRSERLLRQEDVIYTRWLYVLFGAAFILRIWIGLTAQGYKNDMNTFMAWGQRLTDLGPGKFYEEGYFADYPPGYLYVLYLLSLLRGLFNFAGGSGAETVLFKLPAILSDLVLGWIIYKSARTRLGSGLAMGLMMLFLFNPAVLMDSAAWGQADSFFLIFLLLSIMGVVDKRFVRAAVFFAVATLIKPQALIFTPVLLLAFYHHRAWKQLALGALYGLGIFLVLAAPFFWNNGGFAGLINLYKSTLSSYPYSTVNAFNLYALTDPMWSALDVTWLGIPYRIWGFIFILVAVALAAYYSFNTKDRKDLSKSYFIAMVLITIVFVFGTKMHERYLYPVLILSLFAFMESRDRRFLTLFLGFSLTQYINVGYTLAYLNTGGNPPADGIVLVTAITTIILAIYLLYIGYDVYIRRTVKLLPEPVTPKEAYAADLLLAEGIKPLAAAERRSPLKLKRRDWIWMLGITVLYGALALYHLGDNKAPETLWEPAASGESFYVDLGEAHQLERVNVFGGVGTGKFQLEFSQTPDNWSSPLEVSEDVGNVFIWKSQPLNVSARYVKLSVTSPGFTLNEMAFYEQGAPEVPLTIASVTPDSGAAAKRGMPANLFDEQSVIPKNSNFMNSTYFDEIYHARTAYEHYHNIVPYENTHPPLGKLLIGVGMELFGVNPFGWRIIGTLFGIAMLPLIYIMAMRLFRKTTYAALAAGLFALDFMHFTQTRISTIDVYGVFFIMLMFYFMQRYFTMNFYRMPLRTTLAPLFWSGLFFGIGVASKWIVIYGGAGLAIMLVLSLLDRYREYKAAGRLLAEGKLSGQELKAACRTADQSFWKNTIITLASCIGFFVIIPGIIYSLSFIPSLSASAEGFTVKGLIDAQKNMYNYHSQLVATHPFASSWWEWPFMKRPVWFFSGGEGLPAGKASSIVTMGNPLIWWTGIFTMLAAVWFTLKRRDKSLYMIWIGFFSQYVPWMLVPRETFLYHYFAMVPFMILSIVYILKLLDGRFQGARYLRYAYVAAAAILFVMFYPVLSGMQVNSSYIIHVLRWFPSWVF